A genomic window from bacterium includes:
- a CDS encoding acyl-CoA dehydrogenase family protein: MSFFPFEFSPEEIRLRDEVRAFTKQYIEPVAKEYDEKSIFPADNVRKMGEHGWMGIPFPKEYGGLGMSTVGYCLAVIELSKVCASHGITLGAHTGIGCGPIWLMGTHEQKLKYLAPLARGEKLGSFGLTEPGAGSDAGGTRTFAENKGDHYVINGSKIFITSAGYADTFVITAVTDKTKGKSGISSFIVEKTFPGFIIGKKEDKMGWRASDTRMLHFENMIVPKENLLGKPGEGFKGFLKVLDGGRVGVAALSLGIAIGAYEEALQYSKTRMQFERPISDNQGIQFMLADMALGIQCSWHLMLHAARLKDAGQPFTKEAAMSKLHATELAMQNCIKAIQILGAVGCTDRYNSERFFRDAKIGEIGEGTSEIQRLIIAREILKTIA; encoded by the coding sequence ATGTCGTTTTTCCCGTTTGAATTTTCGCCGGAAGAAATCCGTCTTCGCGATGAAGTGCGTGCGTTTACCAAACAATATATCGAACCGGTAGCCAAAGAATATGATGAAAAATCCATCTTTCCCGCCGACAATGTTCGCAAAATGGGCGAACACGGATGGATGGGCATTCCATTTCCTAAAGAATACGGCGGACTGGGCATGTCCACGGTCGGCTACTGCCTGGCTGTGATCGAACTTTCAAAAGTATGCGCTTCGCACGGTATCACGCTCGGCGCGCACACCGGCATCGGTTGCGGCCCGATTTGGCTTATGGGTACGCACGAACAAAAGCTGAAATATCTTGCGCCGCTGGCACGCGGTGAAAAGCTCGGTTCTTTCGGATTAACGGAACCCGGCGCGGGCAGCGATGCGGGCGGTACGCGCACGTTTGCCGAAAATAAAGGCGATCATTATGTGATCAACGGCTCTAAAATTTTTATCACTTCGGCAGGTTACGCGGACACTTTTGTTATCACCGCCGTTACGGATAAAACCAAAGGTAAAAGCGGGATCAGTTCGTTTATTGTTGAAAAAACGTTTCCCGGTTTTATCATCGGGAAAAAAGAAGACAAAATGGGTTGGCGCGCATCGGACACGCGTATGTTGCACTTTGAAAATATGATCGTGCCCAAAGAAAATCTGCTCGGCAAACCCGGCGAAGGGTTCAAAGGTTTTCTCAAAGTTCTTGACGGCGGTCGCGTAGGCGTCGCCGCGCTTTCACTGGGTATCGCGATCGGCGCGTATGAAGAAGCGTTGCAATATTCTAAAACACGTATGCAGTTTGAACGTCCGATTTCGGATAATCAGGGCATACAATTTATGTTGGCAGACATGGCGCTGGGTATCCAGTGCAGCTGGCATTTGATGCTTCATGCCGCTCGCCTCAAAGATGCCGGCCAGCCTTTTACCAAAGAAGCGGCTATGTCCAAACTGCATGCGACGGAATTGGCCATGCAAAATTGCATCAAAGCCATTCAGATTCTCGGCGCCGTCGGATGCACCGACCGCTATAATTCGGAACGTTTTTTCCGTGATGCTAAAATCGGCGAAATCGGCGAAGGTACTTCTGAAATACAACGCCTCATCATTGCGCGTGAAATATTAAAAACGATAGCTTAA
- the lspA gene encoding signal peptidase II, protein MKNYWVAIIIVILDQITKYIVKETMILHDSIPLWDTTIQLTYLENPGMAFGIRFFEDHPFWGRWFFSIVSIVASGALIAYIHSMRHEKWPYRFSLSLILGGAVGNLIDRVMFGRVVDFMDVDIPDMLGMQRWPVFNVADSAVVLGMIIMTIFVLTHKPASNTVNETSGTDTPATGGIN, encoded by the coding sequence TTGAAAAACTATTGGGTAGCGATCATCATCGTCATACTGGATCAGATCACTAAGTATATCGTGAAAGAAACGATGATACTGCACGACAGTATTCCTCTCTGGGATACGACAATACAACTGACCTATCTTGAAAATCCCGGTATGGCATTCGGTATTCGTTTTTTTGAAGATCATCCGTTTTGGGGTCGTTGGTTTTTTTCGATCGTTTCGATCGTCGCATCCGGCGCACTGATCGCATACATCCATTCTATGCGTCACGAAAAATGGCCTTACCGCTTTTCCCTCTCGCTGATTCTTGGCGGTGCGGTGGGCAATCTGATTGACCGTGTGATGTTTGGACGCGTAGTGGACTTCATGGATGTGGATATTCCGGACATGCTGGGTATGCAACGCTGGCCGGTATTCAATGTTGCCGATTCCGCCGTCGTTCTCGGTATGATCATTATGACGATCTTTGTGCTTACGCATAAACCGGCATCGAACACGGTTAATGAAACAAGCGGAACCGATACACCCGCCACGGGTGGAATAAACTGA
- a CDS encoding TraR/DksA family transcriptional regulator encodes MKKKDLEYFKKLLQEEINKVLKDMGYIKETLLEETSREAAGDHSGYSFHMADQGSDTHDREKQFMLAARENKYLSDLADAMERVKAGTYGVCMICNKDIEKERLEMVLVAKYHVACKKKLEEVKQKEHQSEA; translated from the coding sequence ATGAAGAAGAAGGACCTTGAATACTTCAAAAAGCTGCTTCAGGAAGAGATCAATAAAGTCCTGAAGGATATGGGTTATATCAAGGAGACATTGCTCGAAGAAACGTCGCGCGAAGCAGCCGGCGATCACTCGGGTTATTCGTTCCACATGGCCGATCAAGGCAGCGATACGCATGATCGCGAAAAACAATTCATGCTTGCTGCACGTGAAAATAAATATTTGTCCGACTTAGCCGATGCGATGGAACGCGTCAAAGCCGGCACTTACGGCGTATGTATGATATGCAATAAAGATATCGAAAAAGAGCGCCTCGAAATGGTACTTGTCGCCAAGTATCACGTCGCGTGCAAAAAGAAATTGGAAGAAGTAAAACAAAAAGAACATCAGTCCGAAGCCTAA
- the trxA gene encoding thioredoxin, whose translation MSHPVVLSDASFENEVIKSDKPVLVDFWATWCGPCRMIAPMVEELAKEYDGKAKICKIDVDANPAVASKFGIMSIPTLLFFKNGQLADKVVGAVPKAKLVEKLNGVMAK comes from the coding sequence ATGAGTCATCCTGTAGTATTGAGTGATGCGAGCTTTGAAAATGAAGTTATCAAATCCGATAAACCTGTATTGGTAGATTTTTGGGCAACGTGGTGCGGCCCGTGCCGTATGATCGCGCCTATGGTTGAAGAATTAGCCAAAGAATACGACGGCAAAGCTAAAATCTGTAAAATTGACGTGGATGCCAATCCCGCCGTAGCTTCCAAGTTTGGCATTATGAGTATTCCGACGTTACTGTTTTTCAAAAATGGTCAACTTGCCGATAAAGTAGTCGGGGCCGTTCCCAAGGCCAAACTCGTTGAAAAACTCAACGGCGTAATGGCCAAATAA